The Accipiter gentilis chromosome 7, bAccGen1.1, whole genome shotgun sequence genome includes a region encoding these proteins:
- the MMAB gene encoding corrinoid adenosyltransferase MMAB isoform X2: protein MLRRAAAAALRDLRGLLGAAGRRQQRSGEGSPDGGSRSDRTPKIYTRTGDAGFSSTFTGERRPKADRIFEALGATDELSSAIGLAGEFVSEKGHTFVEQLHKVQCMLQDVGSNIATPLSSAREAHLKRTSFSEKPVLELEQWIDSYSEQLPPLRTFILPSGGKSSAALHFSRAVCRRAERCVVPLVQAGEADPNVAKYLNRLSDYLFVLARYAAMKEGKEEKIYVKPGL from the exons ATgctgcggcgggcggcggcggcggcgctccggGACctgcgggggctgctgggggcggcggggcggcggcaaCAGCGAAGCGGGGAGGGCAG CCCCGACGGCGGCTCCCGCAGCGACCGGACCCCGAAGATCTACACGAGGACGGGAGATGCAG GCTTCTCCAGCACCTTCACCGGGGAGCGGAGGCCGAAGGCCGACCGCATCTTCGAAGCCCTGGGAGCCACCGACGAACTGAGCTCGGCCATCGG gCTTGCTGGTGAATTTGTGAGTGAAAAGGGCCACACATTTGTTGAACAACTTCACAAA GTCCAGTGTATGCTGCAGGATGTGGGCTCCAACATCGCGACGCCTCTCTCCTCAGCCAGGGAGGCTCACTTGA AACGAACATCTTTTAGTGAGAAGCCAGTTCTGGAGCTGGAGCAATGGATTGACAGTTACTCAGAGCAGCTTCCTCCACTCAGAACTTTCATCTTGCCA TCAGGAGGTAAAAGCAGTGCTGCTCTCCATTTTTCTCGAGCTGTCTGCCGCAGAGCTGAAAGGTG cgTGGTTCCTTTAGTACAAGCAGGGGAAGCAGATCCAAACGTGGCCAAATATTTAAACag ACTGAGCGACTACCTCTTCGTTTTGGCACGTTACGCTGCaatgaaggaagggaaggaagagaaaatatatgtAAAGCCTGGACTGTAA
- the MMAB gene encoding corrinoid adenosyltransferase MMAB isoform X1 produces the protein MLRRAAAAALRDLRGLLGAAGRRQQRSGEGSPDGGSRSDRTPKIYTRTGDAGFSSTFTGERRPKADRIFEALGATDELSSAIGLAGEFVSEKGHTFVEQLHKVQCMLQDVGSNIATPLSSAREAHLKRTSFSEKPVLELEQWIDSYSEQLPPLRTFILPSGGKSSAALHFSRAVCRRAERCVVPLVQAGEADPNVAKYLNSCALLDKNAPDVRSGFTAFPLVSRLSDYLFVLARYAAMKEGKEEKIYVKPGL, from the exons ATgctgcggcgggcggcggcggcggcgctccggGACctgcgggggctgctgggggcggcggggcggcggcaaCAGCGAAGCGGGGAGGGCAG CCCCGACGGCGGCTCCCGCAGCGACCGGACCCCGAAGATCTACACGAGGACGGGAGATGCAG GCTTCTCCAGCACCTTCACCGGGGAGCGGAGGCCGAAGGCCGACCGCATCTTCGAAGCCCTGGGAGCCACCGACGAACTGAGCTCGGCCATCGG gCTTGCTGGTGAATTTGTGAGTGAAAAGGGCCACACATTTGTTGAACAACTTCACAAA GTCCAGTGTATGCTGCAGGATGTGGGCTCCAACATCGCGACGCCTCTCTCCTCAGCCAGGGAGGCTCACTTGA AACGAACATCTTTTAGTGAGAAGCCAGTTCTGGAGCTGGAGCAATGGATTGACAGTTACTCAGAGCAGCTTCCTCCACTCAGAACTTTCATCTTGCCA TCAGGAGGTAAAAGCAGTGCTGCTCTCCATTTTTCTCGAGCTGTCTGCCGCAGAGCTGAAAGGTG cgTGGTTCCTTTAGTACAAGCAGGGGAAGCAGATCCAAACGTGGCCAAATATTTAAACag TTGTGCATTGCTGGATAAAAACGCACCTGATGTGAGAAGTGGTTTCACTGCTTTTCCCTTGGTTTCCAGACTGAGCGACTACCTCTTCGTTTTGGCACGTTACGCTGCaatgaaggaagggaaggaagagaaaatatatgtAAAGCCTGGACTGTAA